Proteins co-encoded in one Bacillus sp. FSL H8-0547 genomic window:
- a CDS encoding glycine C-acetyltransferase yields MKGFEYLQAELDEMKQNGTFRKLIPLESDQKSKVVIGGKELIQLSSNNYLGLTTHPRLVKASVEAAQKYGAGTGSVRTIAGTFSMHEELEQKLAEFKHTEAALVFQSGFTTNQGVLSSILTKEDVVISDALNHASIIDGIRLTKAARKVYNHVDMADLERALKESADFRVRIIVTDGVFSMDGNIAPLPEIVELAEKYDALVMVDDAHASGVLGKNGRGTVNHFGLDGRVHIQVGTLSKAVGVLGGYVASTRTLIDYLIQKGRPFLFSTSHPPAVTAACMEAINVLLEEPELIDKLWENAKFFKKGLEDLGFDTGKSETPVTPVIVGDEALSHQFSDKLREYGVFAQGIAFPTVAKGQARVRTIVTAEHSTEELQQALDIFEKAAKELNILK; encoded by the coding sequence ATGAAAGGGTTTGAATACTTACAGGCAGAACTTGATGAAATGAAACAAAACGGGACGTTCCGAAAATTGATTCCGCTCGAATCTGATCAAAAGTCAAAAGTCGTTATCGGAGGAAAAGAACTGATTCAGCTTTCTTCAAACAACTATCTTGGGCTCACCACACATCCAAGACTTGTAAAAGCATCAGTAGAAGCTGCCCAAAAATACGGGGCCGGAACTGGCTCGGTCAGAACAATCGCAGGAACATTCTCCATGCATGAAGAGCTTGAGCAAAAGCTTGCCGAGTTTAAGCATACGGAAGCAGCGCTTGTGTTTCAGTCCGGTTTTACAACAAACCAGGGCGTGCTGTCTTCTATTCTGACAAAAGAAGATGTGGTCATTTCTGATGCTTTAAACCATGCATCCATCATTGATGGCATCAGACTGACTAAAGCAGCCCGCAAAGTGTATAATCACGTGGATATGGCTGACCTTGAACGCGCATTGAAAGAATCAGCAGACTTCCGTGTCCGCATCATTGTGACAGACGGTGTTTTCTCAATGGACGGCAATATCGCTCCGCTTCCGGAGATTGTCGAGCTTGCTGAAAAATATGACGCCCTCGTTATGGTTGATGATGCGCATGCTTCAGGTGTACTCGGCAAAAATGGCCGCGGCACAGTTAATCATTTTGGTCTTGACGGACGTGTACATATTCAGGTGGGAACATTAAGCAAAGCGGTAGGAGTTCTTGGCGGATACGTCGCAAGTACACGAACGCTGATTGACTACCTTATTCAAAAAGGACGCCCGTTCTTATTCAGCACATCTCATCCTCCTGCTGTCACAGCAGCATGCATGGAAGCAATCAATGTATTGCTTGAAGAGCCTGAGCTGATTGACAAGCTTTGGGAGAATGCAAAGTTTTTCAAAAAGGGTCTTGAAGATCTTGGTTTTGACACCGGGAAAAGCGAAACTCCGGTTACGCCTGTCATTGTCGGTGATGAAGCGCTGTCTCATCAATTCTCTGATAAACTGAGAGAATACGGCGTCTTTGCTCAGGGAATCGCATTCCCTACAGTTGCAAAAGGGCAGGCCCGCGTACGCACAATCGTCACAGCTGAGCACTCAACCGAAGAGCTTCAGCAGGCACTGGACATTTTTGAAAAAGCGGCAAAAGAGCTGAACATCCTTAAGTAA
- the cotE gene encoding outer spore coat protein CotE: protein MAEYREIITKAIVAKGKKFTQSTHSIAPSQKPTSILGGWLINHKYDAKKVGKTVEVEGTYDINVWYSYADNTKTEVVTEKVSYVDVIKLKYKDNNFLDDEHEVIAKVMQQPNCMEVNISPNGSKVVVSAEREFLAEVVGETKVVVAINNEGFVESDEDWEEDLDDEFEDLNPEFLVGGDEE from the coding sequence ATGGCTGAATACAGAGAAATAATCACGAAAGCGATAGTTGCGAAAGGCAAAAAGTTTACTCAATCCACCCACAGCATTGCTCCTTCGCAAAAGCCGACAAGCATTCTGGGCGGCTGGCTGATCAACCATAAATATGATGCAAAAAAGGTTGGGAAAACAGTCGAGGTAGAAGGTACTTATGACATCAATGTCTGGTATTCGTATGCAGACAATACGAAAACAGAAGTTGTCACAGAAAAAGTTTCATATGTTGACGTCATTAAGCTGAAATATAAAGATAACAACTTTCTTGACGATGAACATGAAGTGATTGCAAAAGTGATGCAGCAGCCTAACTGCATGGAGGTTAACATTTCTCCTAACGGCAGCAAAGTTGTCGTTTCAGCTGAGCGTGAGTTTTTGGCAGAGGTTGTCGGAGAAACAAAAGTGGTTGTTGCCATCAACAACGAAGGCTTTGTTGAATCAGATGAGGACTGGGAAGAGGATCTTGACGATGAGTTTGAAGACCTGAATCCTGAATTTCTTGTAGGCGGAGACGAAGAGTAA
- the mutS gene encoding DNA mismatch repair protein MutS, which produces MAAYTPMIQQYLKIKAEYQDAFLFFRLGDFYEMFFEDAKKASAELEITLTSRDGGSADRIPMCGVPYHSAPGYIETLIEKGYKVAICEQTEDPKQAKGVVRREVVQLITPGTVMNGKGLQERENNYIASVSEFSSCFGFAVTDLSTGENQVTLLNGFDEVINEMYSLNVRELVADPDFPQDVLKKVTERSKVTISFQSAEKWDAFAPIMDHLTDDRLKETFGRLCTYLQKTQKRSLDHLQKVKVYKLQDFMKIDIYSKRNLELTETIRSKGKKGSLLWLLDETKTAMGGRMLKQWIDRPLLSKTEIESRLDTVQTLLNHYFEREDLREKLREVYDLERLAGRVAFGSVNARDLIQLKKSLQQVPAIKEVLSGINHAALREMEHKIDPCTELCELLDTALVENPPLSIKDGNIMKDGFHEQLDQFRDASRNGKSWIAELEQQERVRTGIKSLKIGYNRVFGYYIEVTRANAHLLEEGRYTRKQTLTNAERFITPELKEKETLILEAEEKMVDIEYQLFTELREQVKRYIPNLQSLAKCLSELDVLQCFAVISEKRHYTKPLFSDGELFIKDGRHPVVEKVMNSQEYVPNDCYFSNDRGMLLITGPNMSGKSTYMRQVALTSILAQIGCFVPASEAVLPVFDQIFTRIGAADDLISGQSTFMVEMLEAKNAIVHATGKSLILFDEIGRGTSTYDGMALAQAIIEHIHHHIGAKTLFSTHYHELTSLADELPMLQNVHVSAVEENGKVVFLHKIKEGPADKSYGIHVAELAELPQNLIKRAKEILEGLEGEQTVKAPAAVQEKRETFEKTDDAQLSFFSEQPARKESGRQAPKKDLLVLEQIRAINLLEMTPLDAMNELYQLQKKLK; this is translated from the coding sequence ATGGCAGCATATACGCCGATGATACAGCAATATTTAAAGATAAAGGCAGAGTATCAGGATGCCTTTTTATTTTTTCGCCTAGGCGACTTTTATGAAATGTTTTTTGAAGATGCTAAAAAAGCATCTGCTGAACTTGAAATCACACTGACGAGCAGAGACGGAGGCAGTGCCGACAGAATTCCAATGTGCGGCGTTCCGTATCACTCTGCACCAGGATATATTGAAACATTGATTGAGAAAGGCTACAAAGTGGCCATTTGTGAACAGACGGAAGATCCTAAACAGGCTAAAGGTGTTGTGCGCAGGGAAGTCGTTCAGCTGATCACACCGGGAACAGTCATGAATGGCAAAGGCCTTCAGGAAAGAGAAAACAATTACATAGCCTCTGTATCCGAGTTCTCATCCTGCTTCGGATTTGCTGTTACGGATCTGTCTACCGGAGAAAACCAGGTCACTCTTTTAAACGGATTTGATGAAGTGATCAATGAGATGTATTCACTGAATGTAAGAGAGCTTGTCGCAGATCCTGACTTTCCGCAGGACGTACTGAAAAAGGTGACAGAGAGATCAAAAGTGACAATTTCTTTTCAGTCTGCAGAAAAATGGGATGCTTTTGCCCCCATTATGGACCACCTGACAGATGACCGGCTGAAAGAGACATTTGGCAGACTGTGCACTTATCTGCAGAAAACGCAGAAAAGAAGCCTCGATCACCTGCAAAAAGTAAAAGTGTACAAGCTTCAGGATTTTATGAAGATTGATATCTATTCAAAAAGAAATCTTGAATTGACAGAAACGATCCGTTCCAAAGGCAAAAAAGGATCGCTCTTATGGCTGCTTGATGAGACGAAAACAGCTATGGGCGGACGGATGCTGAAACAATGGATTGACAGGCCGCTGCTGTCTAAAACGGAAATAGAAAGCCGTCTCGATACGGTTCAGACGCTGCTGAATCACTATTTTGAACGCGAGGATCTCAGAGAGAAACTGAGAGAAGTGTACGATCTTGAACGCCTTGCAGGCCGAGTCGCTTTCGGCAGCGTCAATGCAAGGGATTTGATTCAGCTTAAAAAATCACTGCAGCAGGTTCCTGCTATTAAAGAAGTTTTATCCGGGATAAATCACGCTGCGCTTCGTGAAATGGAGCACAAGATTGATCCATGCACAGAGCTGTGTGAATTGCTTGACACTGCCCTTGTTGAAAACCCGCCTCTTTCGATAAAAGACGGAAACATTATGAAGGATGGGTTTCATGAACAGCTTGATCAATTCAGGGATGCAAGCAGAAACGGGAAGTCATGGATCGCGGAGCTTGAACAGCAGGAGAGAGTCCGCACTGGCATTAAATCACTGAAAATCGGATACAATCGTGTGTTCGGATACTATATTGAGGTTACCCGGGCAAATGCCCATTTACTTGAAGAGGGAAGATATACACGCAAACAGACACTTACGAATGCTGAACGGTTTATTACTCCTGAACTCAAGGAAAAAGAAACACTCATTCTTGAAGCAGAAGAAAAAATGGTTGATATCGAATACCAGCTGTTTACTGAACTGAGAGAACAGGTCAAACGCTATATTCCAAACCTGCAGTCTCTTGCCAAGTGCTTAAGCGAACTGGACGTCCTCCAGTGTTTTGCTGTTATCAGTGAAAAGCGCCATTATACAAAACCTCTGTTCTCAGATGGCGAACTGTTCATCAAAGACGGAAGACACCCGGTTGTTGAGAAAGTGATGAATTCACAGGAGTATGTTCCAAACGACTGCTATTTCTCGAACGATCGCGGAATGCTTTTAATTACGGGTCCGAATATGTCCGGTAAAAGCACCTACATGAGACAAGTGGCCCTGACGAGTATTCTTGCGCAAATCGGCTGTTTTGTTCCGGCTTCAGAGGCGGTGCTTCCGGTCTTTGACCAGATCTTCACAAGAATTGGAGCTGCCGATGATTTAATATCAGGACAAAGTACATTTATGGTCGAAATGCTTGAAGCCAAAAATGCGATTGTCCATGCAACCGGCAAAAGCCTGATTCTGTTCGATGAGATCGGCAGGGGAACATCCACATATGACGGCATGGCATTGGCCCAGGCAATTATTGAGCATATTCATCACCATATTGGAGCAAAAACACTCTTTTCCACGCACTATCATGAGCTTACAAGTCTTGCAGATGAACTGCCGATGCTTCAAAACGTTCATGTATCAGCGGTTGAAGAGAATGGAAAAGTTGTGTTTCTTCATAAAATTAAAGAAGGTCCTGCAGATAAAAGCTACGGAATTCATGTTGCAGAACTGGCAGAACTCCCACAGAACCTGATCAAGAGGGCAAAAGAAATTCTTGAAGGACTGGAGGGGGAACAAACGGTCAAAGCTCCTGCTGCCGTTCAGGAAAAAAGGGAAACCTTCGAAAAAACGGATGATGCCCAGCTGTCTTTCTTCAGTGAGCAGCCGGCCAGAAAAGAAAGCGGCAGACAGGCTCCCAAAAAAGATCTTCTTGTACTTGAGCAAATCCGGGCCATCAATCTGCTTGAAATGACGCCGCTTGATGCAATGAATGAGTTGTATCAGCTGCAAAAAAAATTAAAATAG
- a CDS encoding 2-oxoacid:ferredoxin oxidoreductase subunit beta has product MATFKEFRNNVKPNWCPGCGDFSVQAAIQRAAANAGLEPDQLAVVSGIGCSGRISGYINAYGFHGIHGRSLPIAQGVKMANKDLTVIASGGDGDGFAIGMGHTIHAIRRNIDVTYIVMDNQIYGLTKGQTSPRSDVGFKTKSTPKGSIESSLSVMEMALTAGATFVAQSFSTDLKDLTAIIEAGIKHKGFSLINVFSPCVTYNKINTYDWFKENLTKLADIEGYDPSNRMQAMQTLMEKNGLVTGLIYQNANQPSYQELVHNYSEEPLSHADLKISEEKFNELLAEFM; this is encoded by the coding sequence ATGGCGACATTTAAAGAATTTCGAAATAATGTAAAACCAAACTGGTGTCCGGGTTGCGGAGACTTCTCCGTGCAGGCTGCCATTCAGCGCGCTGCCGCAAATGCAGGCCTTGAGCCGGATCAGCTTGCCGTTGTATCAGGCATCGGATGTTCCGGACGTATTTCAGGATATATTAATGCGTATGGGTTCCACGGCATTCACGGCCGCTCCCTCCCGATCGCCCAGGGCGTTAAAATGGCGAATAAAGATTTGACGGTTATCGCCTCCGGCGGTGACGGCGACGGGTTTGCCATCGGCATGGGACATACCATTCATGCGATCAGAAGAAACATTGATGTCACTTATATCGTGATGGACAATCAGATCTACGGCCTGACAAAAGGCCAGACATCACCGCGAAGCGATGTCGGATTCAAAACGAAGAGTACACCTAAAGGGTCCATAGAATCTTCTCTTTCTGTTATGGAAATGGCTCTTACAGCAGGTGCAACGTTTGTGGCCCAGAGCTTTTCAACCGACTTAAAAGACTTGACAGCCATTATTGAAGCGGGAATTAAACATAAAGGCTTCTCGCTGATCAATGTATTCAGCCCTTGCGTAACGTACAACAAAATCAACACGTATGACTGGTTCAAGGAAAATCTCACAAAGCTTGCAGACATCGAAGGATATGATCCTTCTAACCGGATGCAGGCCATGCAGACGCTGATGGAGAAAAACGGTCTTGTAACAGGACTGATTTACCAGAATGCCAATCAGCCGTCCTATCAGGAGCTCGTTCACAATTACAGCGAAGAGCCGCTGTCTCATGCAGACCTGAAAATCAGCGAAGAGAAGTTTAACGAACTTCTTGCCGAATTTATGTAA
- the miaB gene encoding tRNA (N6-isopentenyl adenosine(37)-C2)-methylthiotransferase MiaB, which yields MNEKQRLESTQVTPSDKKSEKDYSKYFQAVYMPPSLKDAKKRGKEEVKYQNDFKISEEFRGLGNGKKFLIRTYGCQMNEHDTEVMAGIFTALGYEVTAAAEDADVILLNTCAIRENAENKVFGEIGHLKALKRERPGLLIGVCGCMSQEESVVNRIMKKHQHVDMIFGTHNIHRLPNILSDAYMSKEMVIEVWSKEGDVIENLPRERKGKIKAWVNIMFGCDKFCTYCIVPYTRGKERSRRPEEIIHEVRQLAASGYKEITLLGQNVNAYGKDFEDMEYGLGDLMDEIRKIDVARVRFTTSHPRDFDDHLIEVLAKGGNLLDHIHLPVQSGSSEVLKLMARKYDREKYMTLVKKIKEAIPTASLTTDIIVGFPNETDEQFEETLSMYREVEFDSAYTFIYSPREGTPAAKMQDNVPMEVKKARLQKLNKLVNEISAKKMMEYEGQVVEVLVEGESKNNPEVLAGYTSKSKLVNFRGPKSAIGEIVKVKITKAKTWSLDGEMAEEAIEVK from the coding sequence ATGAATGAAAAGCAGCGTCTGGAAAGCACGCAGGTAACGCCTTCGGACAAAAAATCCGAGAAGGATTACAGCAAGTATTTCCAGGCCGTGTACATGCCTCCTTCTTTAAAGGATGCTAAAAAACGCGGTAAAGAAGAAGTGAAATATCAAAATGATTTTAAAATCTCAGAAGAATTCAGAGGCCTCGGCAACGGAAAGAAATTCCTGATCAGAACGTACGGCTGTCAAATGAACGAGCACGATACGGAAGTAATGGCCGGGATTTTTACTGCACTTGGATATGAAGTAACAGCCGCAGCAGAAGATGCTGATGTGATTCTTTTAAATACATGTGCCATCCGTGAAAATGCAGAAAACAAAGTGTTTGGCGAAATCGGCCACTTAAAAGCGCTGAAACGCGAAAGACCGGGCCTTCTGATCGGCGTCTGCGGATGCATGTCCCAGGAAGAATCGGTTGTTAACCGGATTATGAAAAAGCATCAGCATGTGGACATGATCTTCGGCACACATAACATTCACCGCCTGCCGAATATTCTTAGCGATGCCTATATGTCCAAAGAAATGGTCATTGAGGTCTGGTCTAAAGAAGGCGATGTGATTGAAAATCTGCCGCGCGAACGCAAAGGCAAAATAAAAGCATGGGTCAACATTATGTTCGGCTGCGATAAGTTCTGCACGTACTGCATCGTTCCGTACACCCGCGGAAAAGAACGCAGCAGACGTCCGGAAGAAATTATTCATGAAGTAAGACAGCTTGCAGCAAGCGGCTATAAAGAAATTACCCTGCTTGGACAGAACGTAAATGCATACGGCAAAGACTTTGAAGACATGGAATACGGACTTGGCGATCTGATGGATGAAATCCGCAAGATTGACGTAGCCCGTGTCCGGTTTACAACAAGTCATCCGCGCGATTTTGATGATCATCTGATTGAGGTCCTTGCAAAAGGCGGAAATCTTCTTGATCATATCCATCTTCCTGTACAGTCTGGAAGCTCGGAAGTGCTGAAGCTAATGGCGCGCAAATACGACCGTGAAAAGTATATGACACTCGTCAAGAAAATCAAGGAAGCGATTCCAACGGCTTCTTTAACGACGGATATCATCGTCGGATTCCCGAACGAAACAGATGAGCAGTTTGAAGAAACGCTCTCTATGTACCGCGAAGTGGAATTTGACAGTGCGTACACGTTCATTTACTCTCCGCGCGAAGGAACGCCTGCAGCGAAAATGCAGGATAATGTTCCGATGGAAGTGAAAAAAGCACGCCTGCAAAAACTGAACAAACTGGTTAATGAGATCTCAGCGAAAAAAATGATGGAATATGAAGGACAGGTTGTGGAAGTCCTTGTTGAGGGCGAAAGCAAAAACAACCCTGAAGTGCTTGCCGGGTATACATCAAAAAGCAAGCTTGTAAACTTCAGAGGTCCAAAATCAGCCATCGGCGAGATTGTAAAAGTGAAGATTACGAAAGCAAAAACATGGTCTTTAGACGGGGAAATGGCAGAAGAAGCAATAGAGGTGAAATAG
- the tdh gene encoding L-threonine 3-dehydrogenase produces MNGKMKAVVKHHRGFGAELKMVDIPQINDHEVLIKVKATSICGTDVHIYTWDAWSESRVNPPYVFGHEFSGEVAQVGSKVTNVEVGDFVSAETHLVCYECPQCLTGNYHICKNTKIIGVDTDGCFAEYVALPAVNLWKNPKEMPFDTASIQEPMGNAVHTVLAGDVAGKSVAVIGCGPIGIMAAGVAKAAGASQVIALDLNDYRLNLAKEMGATAVINSKDENPLERISELTDGNGVDVVCEMSGHPAAMDQGFKMVTNGGRVSILSLPVRPVEIDVTNDIVFKGITVQGITGRKMYETWQQVSRLLKSGQVDVTPLITHHFPLEDFEKGFNLMIEGNCGKVVLHP; encoded by the coding sequence GTGAATGGAAAAATGAAAGCGGTTGTGAAGCATCACAGAGGATTTGGAGCCGAGCTGAAAATGGTGGATATTCCTCAGATTAACGATCACGAAGTACTGATTAAAGTAAAAGCTACGTCCATCTGCGGGACAGATGTTCATATTTATACGTGGGATGCCTGGTCGGAAAGCCGTGTAAATCCTCCATATGTTTTTGGCCATGAATTCTCCGGAGAGGTTGCGCAGGTTGGAAGCAAAGTGACAAACGTTGAGGTTGGAGATTTTGTTTCTGCTGAAACGCACCTTGTATGCTACGAATGTCCGCAATGTCTGACAGGAAACTATCATATCTGTAAAAATACGAAGATTATCGGCGTCGACACAGACGGCTGTTTTGCAGAATACGTGGCGCTTCCGGCAGTTAACCTCTGGAAAAATCCGAAGGAAATGCCGTTTGATACAGCGTCCATACAGGAGCCGATGGGAAATGCCGTACATACTGTCCTTGCCGGTGATGTAGCAGGCAAAAGCGTCGCTGTTATTGGCTGCGGTCCGATCGGCATCATGGCAGCAGGCGTTGCAAAAGCTGCAGGAGCATCACAGGTGATTGCGCTCGATTTAAATGACTACAGGTTGAATCTTGCAAAAGAAATGGGAGCAACAGCCGTCATCAATTCCAAGGATGAGAATCCGCTTGAAAGAATCAGCGAATTGACCGACGGAAATGGCGTCGATGTTGTGTGCGAAATGTCCGGCCACCCGGCTGCGATGGATCAGGGGTTCAAGATGGTGACAAACGGCGGCCGTGTGTCCATTTTAAGTCTCCCGGTCCGGCCTGTAGAGATTGATGTTACGAATGATATTGTATTTAAAGGTATAACCGTACAGGGCATAACAGGCAGAAAAATGTATGAAACATGGCAGCAGGTTTCGCGTCTTTTAAAATCAGGCCAGGTTGATGTCACGCCGCTGATTACCCATCACTTCCCGCTTGAAGACTTTGAAAAAGGCTTCAATTTAATGATCGAAGGAAATTGTGGTAAAGTCGTATTACATCCTTAA
- a CDS encoding RicAFT regulatory complex protein RicA family protein, with translation MTVYTKEEIVARARELAQMVADTKEVEFFKKAEAQINENQKIREKVASIKSLQKQAVNFQHYSKQEALKQVEDKIDKLQEELDELPIIQEFKESQVEVNDLLQLIAVTISNHVTDEIIRTTGGDLLSGETGSKVNNSPGSACSS, from the coding sequence ATGACAGTGTATACTAAAGAAGAAATCGTGGCCAGAGCACGTGAATTGGCGCAAATGGTAGCTGATACAAAGGAAGTTGAGTTCTTCAAAAAAGCAGAAGCTCAAATTAACGAGAATCAGAAAATCCGCGAAAAAGTAGCAAGCATTAAAAGCCTTCAAAAACAGGCAGTCAATTTTCAGCACTACAGCAAGCAGGAAGCTCTTAAACAAGTAGAAGACAAAATTGACAAACTTCAGGAAGAACTCGATGAACTTCCGATCATTCAGGAGTTCAAGGAATCTCAAGTTGAAGTAAATGATCTGCTCCAGCTGATCGCCGTTACAATATCAAATCATGTAACAGACGAAATTATCCGCACGACAGGCGGAGACCTTCTGAGCGGGGAAACAGGTTCAAAAGTGAATAACTCACCCGGCTCAGCCTGCAGCAGCTGA
- a CDS encoding 2-oxoacid:acceptor oxidoreductase subunit alpha produces the protein MISQLSWKVGGQQGEGIESTGEVFSIALNRMGYYLYGYRHFSSRIKGGHTNNKIRVSTTQVRAISDDLDILVAFDQETIDVNVYELRKGGLVIADSKFNPTIPDDCSAVLYSVPFTEIATELGTSLMKNMVAIGATSAVLDLGTEQFQNVVQEIYGRKGQQIVEKNLEAIAKGSSYMKQELQFDRDDLYLEKADGNKRMFMIGNDAIALGAVAGGARFMAAYPITPASEIMEYLIKKLPDFGGTVIQTEDEIAACTMAIGANYAGTRTLTASAGPGLSLMMEAIGLSGITEQPLVIVDTQRGGPSTGLPTKQEQSDLMAMIYGTHGEIPKIVMAPSTVQEAFYDTIEAFNLAEEYQCPVILLTDLQLSLGKQTVEPLDYDKIQIRRGKLVQEELPEIENKGYFKRFEVTDDGVSPRVLPGMKNGIHHVTGVEHDETGKPSEVATNRKAQMDKRLRKLSAMRFDTPVHQNLIHPEPDVLFVGFNSTRGTIEEAMVRLEKDGVKANHAHVRLLHPFPADEMLPLVKAAKKVVVVENNATGQLASLIKMNVGHAEKISSILKYDGNPLLPHEVHSKCKELF, from the coding sequence ATGATCAGTCAACTTTCATGGAAAGTTGGAGGACAGCAGGGCGAAGGTATTGAAAGTACAGGTGAAGTCTTTTCAATTGCTTTAAATAGAATGGGATATTATTTGTATGGGTACCGCCATTTTTCATCCCGAATCAAGGGCGGCCACACGAACAATAAAATTCGCGTAAGCACAACCCAAGTCCGCGCTATATCCGATGACCTTGATATATTAGTAGCTTTTGACCAGGAAACGATTGATGTGAATGTGTATGAGCTTCGCAAAGGCGGGCTTGTGATTGCAGATTCAAAATTTAATCCGACTATTCCGGATGACTGCAGCGCTGTCCTTTATTCTGTTCCATTTACAGAGATTGCAACAGAGCTTGGAACGTCTCTGATGAAAAACATGGTAGCGATAGGCGCAACAAGTGCGGTTCTTGACCTTGGAACAGAACAGTTCCAGAATGTTGTTCAGGAGATCTACGGAAGAAAAGGCCAGCAGATTGTCGAGAAGAACCTTGAGGCCATTGCAAAAGGCTCAAGTTACATGAAACAGGAGCTGCAGTTTGACCGCGATGATCTGTACCTTGAAAAAGCAGACGGAAACAAGCGCATGTTTATGATCGGAAATGATGCCATTGCACTCGGTGCTGTAGCAGGCGGGGCCCGGTTTATGGCTGCCTATCCGATTACTCCGGCTTCTGAAATTATGGAATACTTAATTAAAAAGCTGCCTGATTTTGGCGGAACGGTCATTCAGACTGAGGATGAAATTGCCGCATGTACAATGGCGATCGGAGCAAACTATGCCGGAACACGGACACTGACTGCTTCAGCAGGGCCTGGACTGTCATTAATGATGGAGGCAATCGGATTATCCGGTATCACCGAACAGCCGCTTGTCATCGTGGATACGCAGCGCGGAGGCCCGAGTACAGGTCTTCCGACTAAGCAGGAACAGTCAGATCTGATGGCCATGATTTACGGAACACACGGGGAGATCCCTAAGATTGTGATGGCGCCAAGTACGGTTCAGGAAGCTTTTTATGATACCATCGAAGCCTTCAACCTTGCAGAGGAATACCAGTGTCCGGTCATCCTTCTCACAGACCTTCAACTGTCACTGGGCAAACAGACGGTCGAACCGTTAGACTATGATAAAATTCAGATCCGCCGCGGCAAGCTCGTTCAGGAAGAACTTCCGGAAATCGAAAACAAAGGATATTTCAAACGCTTTGAAGTGACAGATGACGGCGTTTCTCCGCGTGTTCTGCCAGGTATGAAGAACGGCATTCACCACGTGACAGGTGTTGAGCATGATGAGACAGGAAAGCCTTCAGAAGTGGCAACGAACCGGAAAGCCCAGATGGACAAACGTCTCAGAAAGCTTTCAGCCATGAGGTTTGATACGCCTGTTCATCAGAATCTGATTCACCCTGAACCAGATGTTTTATTTGTCGGCTTTAACTCAACGAGAGGAACAATCGAAGAGGCAATGGTACGCCTTGAAAAGGACGGCGTGAAAGCAAATCACGCACATGTCCGCCTTCTTCATCCATTCCCGGCAGATGAAATGCTTCCGCTTGTTAAGGCAGCAAAAAAAGTCGTTGTAGTCGAAAACAACGCGACTGGCCAGCTTGCCAGCCTGATCAAAATGAATGTCGGCCATGCAGAGAAAATTTCCTCGATCTTAAAATACGATGGAAATCCGCTCTTGCCGCATGAAGTTCATTCAAAATGCAAGGAGTTGTTCTAA